A part of Diprion similis isolate iyDipSimi1 chromosome 12, iyDipSimi1.1, whole genome shotgun sequence genomic DNA contains:
- the LOC124413211 gene encoding uncharacterized protein LOC124413211 isoform X1, with translation MARPNNLDNWDPMAAHFYDANFNSYEHGPGVNLTPYARGEPETEYKLYVSNIPMQLDENGLTHLFANHGTPVSVISPPNAGWAFVSYKSFREAEKAIREVNGAKPLELRVTFAKKREEQLDRNMGPRRMIEPKPVPFAYNVENQPREYISPEQIPRHVVPPTCNMGRGKNLAALLHRTVSDPVSDPVYYEDDCLYPVPRDSAYYNPYENPEPYVYTDNLWTRDRMKVTNDGTRYVSMGRGYTRYELPPRNPNVNQHIRAVYEKREAGLYQYGENRIADQIGKCQYCTKPASSRCQRCQEFYCNRACQVADWPRHKVDCQEIPGLDPGIDLASLSVSSGEEQPVQSMSKRSVLKLRRPVRRAEYQNTPNSTSTPILDISLTSGKENIPILSQNQHKRDHFGDQKRVFDQSTSHNSGCWKPGNNEDSQVLRTANVQGNESNTNQKLNSSNELPKAETQIQQVPKEASRPGSSKSSSYGSYKVKNAKEQSMQHSKPQVQVQQSDKSTKTSDGSEPRNQKQEIYQQTTHQMKSMQINKAETAKPKFKLDLGDPDISFHKATDAPGRTDIRPVSKGASHRNDAVAGPSRSQPTTKAVDNDVSAKEVAKSCSKGEALRTDSLSNLPTKPAGPYQNASAPLSSPTKGPKNIVELLDEKEEGCFEAHVLLGSNKAAVTVCVEKFRQECENIFSVLPKECDKISADPNFKPKVGDLICGKRLDDWIRGIVQSLVPSLRLFAVDEGRVEPVSAVMPLSQGFRIIPTLGAICEVSDPEFKLAPMEQYFFTVVNNKHQDVNKDGIEIIVYNSEKKSGRAILKPWAPTPEQKGVPYASLTSGTEVCIASFRNHNMIFVRSLVPSEMETFNRLTQEVAKWSTKVQKLTELPVIGEMVLAKYIEDGNFYRAIVRQIKEQKIIVSYVDFGNIETTSLENLRPISDSLKQYESCVARIVLKNVPKDVPMTKELSEYLGMLAGSEKPLMCTFEGSPSTDGVFLKFSDGTCINEKVLKLLTPSWKKEEDDKTVFLLSDLDVAELGEPGQTLSVLCLFSYGALLHILAPYDVELINHITDVMAAQIKEYCDQQKEHYIPRADELCIAPYEGIWYRAVCLETNTSATESTVNFIDYGNVETVSHENIRVMTKDFMSTKTLANVCQIVNLGPLDEAGNLPPKIAKRVEELVPNNTSVVVKIVERSKPGEYIVEFPEIRNILVKEGLIEV, from the exons ATGGCACGGCCTAATAATTTAGACAATTGGGATCCGATGGCTGCTCATTTCTACGACGCAAACTTCAATTCGTACGAGCACGGACCTGGAGTGAATTTGACGCCTTACGCTAG GGGGGAACCAGAAACAGAGTATAAACTCTACGTGTCTAATATCCCCATGCAGCTAGACGAG AATGGTCTAACCCACCTTTTCGCAAATCATGGTACACCGGTCAGTGTTATATCCCCTCCGAATGCTGGCTGGGCATTTGTGAGCTATAAAAGTTTCCGCGAGGCGGAAAAGGCCATAAGAGAGGTCAATGGTGCCAAACCTTTGGAACTGCGCGTAACATTTGCAAAGAAACGTGAGGAACAGCTCGATCGCAATATGGGCCCTCGGAGGATGATAGAACCCAAACCTGTACCTTTTGCTTACAACGTAGAGAACCAGCCTAGGGAGTACATCAGTCCTGAACAGATTCCACGCCATGTCGTACCACC TACCTGTAACATGGGTCGTGGTAAGAATTTGGCTGCATTGCTGCACAGGACTGTTAGTGATCCTGTTTCTGATCCTGTGTACTATGAGGATGACTGTCTATATCCAGTTCCCCGTGATTCAGCTTATTATAATCCATATGAAAATCCAGAAccttatgtatatacagacaATTTGTGGACTAG AGATCGGATGAAAGTAACCAATGATGGGACTAGATATGTCTCCATGGGGCGTGGGTATACCAGGTATGAACTGCCGCCACGAAATCCAAATGTCAACCAGCATATACGAGCTGtttatgaaaaaagagaagcC gGGCTCTATCAGTATGGCGAAAATAGGATTGCTGACCAGATCGGCAAGTGTCAATACTGTACTAAACCAGCTTCAAGCCGCTGCCAGCGTTGTCAGGAATTTTATTGCAATAGAGCCTGCCAGGTGGCTGACTGGCCAAGGCACAAAGTCGATTGCCAGGAAATACC AGGATTGGATCCTGGAATTGACTTGGCGTCTCTTTCTGTCTCAAGCGGTGAAGAGCAACCAGTGCAATCAATGAGTAAACGAAGTGTCCTGAAGCTGAGACGTCCGGTAAGACGAGCAGAGTACCAGAACACACCGAATTCAACATCAACACCTATTCTAGACATATCTCTGACGTCTGGGAAAGAAAATATCCCGATTCTGTCACAGAATCAACATAAACGCGATCACTTTGGTGATCAAAAGAGAGTTTTTGATCAAAGCACCAGTCATAACTCGGGATGCTGGAAGCCAGGAAATAATGAGGACAGTCAGGTTCTTCGGACTGCCAACGTACAGGGCAATGAATCAAATACAAATCAAAAGCTGAACTCCTCGAACGAACTGCCGAAAGCAGAAACACAAATACAGCAAGTTCCAAAAGAAGCCAGTAGACCGGGATCAAGCAAGAGCTCTTCTTACGGAAGTTATAAAGTCAAGAATGCAAAGGAACAAAGTATGCAACACTCGAAGCCACAAGTTCAAGTACAGCAGAGCGATAAGTCAACCAAAACATCCGATGGAAGCGAACCTAGAAATCAAAAGCAGGAAATTTATCAACAGACAACACATCAAATGAAAAGTATGCAAATCAACAAGGCAGAAACTGCTAAACCCAAATTTAAGCTGGACCTCGGAGATCCAGATATTAGCTTTCACAAAGCAACAGATGCACCAGGGCGTACTGATATAAGGCCAGTGTCAAAAGGAGCTTCACACAGAAACGATGCTGTAGCTGGACCATCTAGAAGTCAACCAACAACCAAAGCAGTTGATAATGATGTTAGTGCAAAAGAAGTTGCTAAGAGTTGTAGTAAAGGTGAAGCGCTTCGTACCGACTCCTTATCAAATCTTCCTACCAAACCTGCGGGACCGTATCAAAATGCAAGTGCTCCTCTATCGTCTCCTACAAAAGGaccaaaaaatattgttgagTTACTTGATGAAAAAGAGGAAGGATGTTTCGAAGCTCATGTCCTTCTTGGCAGTAACAAAGCTGCTGTTACGGtctgtgttgaaaaattcagacaaGAGTGTGAAAACATATTTTCCGTACTGCCAAAGGAGTGTGATAAAATTTCGGCGGATCCCAACTTTAAACCAAAGGTTGGAGATCTCATTTGCGGCAAGCGGCTAGATGATTGGATACGGGGCATCGTACAATCTCTAGTTCCTTCACTGCGGCTATTTGCCGTAGATGAGGGACGTGTTGAACCAGTCAGTGCGGTAATGCCTCTTTCACAAGGATTCAGAATCATACCAACACTGGGAGCTATTTGTGAAGTATCTGACCCAGAATTTAAACTGGCGCCTATGGaacagtatttttttactgtggTAAACAACAAGCATCAAGATGTAAATAAAGACGGAATCGAAATCATTGTATACAATTCTGAGAAAAAATCCGGCAGAGCAATACTCAAGCCATGGGCTCCAACACCAGAACAGAAAGGTGTTCCATATGCTTCTCTCACAAGCGGGACTGAAGTTTGCATAGCTTCGTTCCGGAACCATAACATGATATTTGTACGGAGTCTTGTGCCCAGCGAAATGGAAACCTTCAATCGATTGACACAGGAGGTAGCTAAGTGGTCAACTAAGGTGCAGAAGTTAACAGAGTTACCGGTAATAGGTGAAATGGTCTTAGCTAAATATATCGAGGATGGTAATTTCTACCGTGCTATTGTGAGGCAGATAAAAGAACAGAAGATTATCGTTTCCTATGTGGACTTtggaaatattgaaacaacgtcacttgaaaatcttcgacCGATTTCCGATAGCTTGAAACAATACGAATCATGCGTAGCAAGAattgtgttgaaaaatgtgccTAAAGACGTTCCAATGACCAAAGAGCTAAGCGAGTACCTTGGGATGTTGGCTGGCTCGGAAAAGCCTCTTATGTGCACCTTCGAAGGCTCACCGTCGACAGACGGTGTGTTCCTGAAGTTTTCCGATGGTACTTGCATCAATGAGAAAGTTCTCAAATTGTTGACACCAAGTTGGAAAAAGGAAGAGGACGATAAGACTGTATTCTTGCTGTCAGATCTGGATGTTGCCGAGCTGGGTGAGCCAGGTCAGACTCTCAGCGTTCTCTGTCTTTTCTCTTATGGAGCATTGCTGCATATTTTGGCACCCTACGATGTGGAATTGATAAATCACATCACTGACGTAATGGCAGCTCAGATTAAAGAGTATTGCGATCAGCAAAAAGAACACTACATACCAAGGGCGGACGAATTGTGCATTGCTCCATACGAAGGAATCTGGTACCGTGCTGTTTGCTTGGAAACAAATACGTCTGCAACGGAAAGTACCGTAAATTTTATAGACTATGGCAATGTTGAAACAGTCAGTCATGAAAATATCAGAGTCATGACGAAAGACTTCATGTCGACAAAGACATTGGCCAATGTTTGCCAGATCGTAAATTTAGGGCCACTTGATGAAGCTGGAAATTTACCACCCAAAATAGCCAAAAGGGTCGAAGAGTTGGTCCCTAATAATACTTCTGTGGTGGTAAAAATCGTTGAGCGCTCAAAACCTGGTGAATACATCGTTGAATTTCCAGAAATACGTAATATCCTCGTGAAAGAAGGTCTTATTGAAGTGTAA
- the LOC124413211 gene encoding uncharacterized protein LOC124413211 isoform X2, which translates to MARPNNLDNWDPMAAHFYDANFNSYEHGPGVNLTPYARGEPETEYKLYVSNIPMQLDENGLTHLFANHGTPVSVISPPNAGWAFVSYKSFREAEKAIREVNGAKPLELRVTFAKKREEQLDRNMGPRRMIEPKPVPFAYNVENQPREYISPEQIPRHVVPPDRMKVTNDGTRYVSMGRGYTRYELPPRNPNVNQHIRAVYEKREAGLYQYGENRIADQIGKCQYCTKPASSRCQRCQEFYCNRACQVADWPRHKVDCQEIPGLDPGIDLASLSVSSGEEQPVQSMSKRSVLKLRRPVRRAEYQNTPNSTSTPILDISLTSGKENIPILSQNQHKRDHFGDQKRVFDQSTSHNSGCWKPGNNEDSQVLRTANVQGNESNTNQKLNSSNELPKAETQIQQVPKEASRPGSSKSSSYGSYKVKNAKEQSMQHSKPQVQVQQSDKSTKTSDGSEPRNQKQEIYQQTTHQMKSMQINKAETAKPKFKLDLGDPDISFHKATDAPGRTDIRPVSKGASHRNDAVAGPSRSQPTTKAVDNDVSAKEVAKSCSKGEALRTDSLSNLPTKPAGPYQNASAPLSSPTKGPKNIVELLDEKEEGCFEAHVLLGSNKAAVTVCVEKFRQECENIFSVLPKECDKISADPNFKPKVGDLICGKRLDDWIRGIVQSLVPSLRLFAVDEGRVEPVSAVMPLSQGFRIIPTLGAICEVSDPEFKLAPMEQYFFTVVNNKHQDVNKDGIEIIVYNSEKKSGRAILKPWAPTPEQKGVPYASLTSGTEVCIASFRNHNMIFVRSLVPSEMETFNRLTQEVAKWSTKVQKLTELPVIGEMVLAKYIEDGNFYRAIVRQIKEQKIIVSYVDFGNIETTSLENLRPISDSLKQYESCVARIVLKNVPKDVPMTKELSEYLGMLAGSEKPLMCTFEGSPSTDGVFLKFSDGTCINEKVLKLLTPSWKKEEDDKTVFLLSDLDVAELGEPGQTLSVLCLFSYGALLHILAPYDVELINHITDVMAAQIKEYCDQQKEHYIPRADELCIAPYEGIWYRAVCLETNTSATESTVNFIDYGNVETVSHENIRVMTKDFMSTKTLANVCQIVNLGPLDEAGNLPPKIAKRVEELVPNNTSVVVKIVERSKPGEYIVEFPEIRNILVKEGLIEV; encoded by the exons ATGGCACGGCCTAATAATTTAGACAATTGGGATCCGATGGCTGCTCATTTCTACGACGCAAACTTCAATTCGTACGAGCACGGACCTGGAGTGAATTTGACGCCTTACGCTAG GGGGGAACCAGAAACAGAGTATAAACTCTACGTGTCTAATATCCCCATGCAGCTAGACGAG AATGGTCTAACCCACCTTTTCGCAAATCATGGTACACCGGTCAGTGTTATATCCCCTCCGAATGCTGGCTGGGCATTTGTGAGCTATAAAAGTTTCCGCGAGGCGGAAAAGGCCATAAGAGAGGTCAATGGTGCCAAACCTTTGGAACTGCGCGTAACATTTGCAAAGAAACGTGAGGAACAGCTCGATCGCAATATGGGCCCTCGGAGGATGATAGAACCCAAACCTGTACCTTTTGCTTACAACGTAGAGAACCAGCCTAGGGAGTACATCAGTCCTGAACAGATTCCACGCCATGTCGTACCACC AGATCGGATGAAAGTAACCAATGATGGGACTAGATATGTCTCCATGGGGCGTGGGTATACCAGGTATGAACTGCCGCCACGAAATCCAAATGTCAACCAGCATATACGAGCTGtttatgaaaaaagagaagcC gGGCTCTATCAGTATGGCGAAAATAGGATTGCTGACCAGATCGGCAAGTGTCAATACTGTACTAAACCAGCTTCAAGCCGCTGCCAGCGTTGTCAGGAATTTTATTGCAATAGAGCCTGCCAGGTGGCTGACTGGCCAAGGCACAAAGTCGATTGCCAGGAAATACC AGGATTGGATCCTGGAATTGACTTGGCGTCTCTTTCTGTCTCAAGCGGTGAAGAGCAACCAGTGCAATCAATGAGTAAACGAAGTGTCCTGAAGCTGAGACGTCCGGTAAGACGAGCAGAGTACCAGAACACACCGAATTCAACATCAACACCTATTCTAGACATATCTCTGACGTCTGGGAAAGAAAATATCCCGATTCTGTCACAGAATCAACATAAACGCGATCACTTTGGTGATCAAAAGAGAGTTTTTGATCAAAGCACCAGTCATAACTCGGGATGCTGGAAGCCAGGAAATAATGAGGACAGTCAGGTTCTTCGGACTGCCAACGTACAGGGCAATGAATCAAATACAAATCAAAAGCTGAACTCCTCGAACGAACTGCCGAAAGCAGAAACACAAATACAGCAAGTTCCAAAAGAAGCCAGTAGACCGGGATCAAGCAAGAGCTCTTCTTACGGAAGTTATAAAGTCAAGAATGCAAAGGAACAAAGTATGCAACACTCGAAGCCACAAGTTCAAGTACAGCAGAGCGATAAGTCAACCAAAACATCCGATGGAAGCGAACCTAGAAATCAAAAGCAGGAAATTTATCAACAGACAACACATCAAATGAAAAGTATGCAAATCAACAAGGCAGAAACTGCTAAACCCAAATTTAAGCTGGACCTCGGAGATCCAGATATTAGCTTTCACAAAGCAACAGATGCACCAGGGCGTACTGATATAAGGCCAGTGTCAAAAGGAGCTTCACACAGAAACGATGCTGTAGCTGGACCATCTAGAAGTCAACCAACAACCAAAGCAGTTGATAATGATGTTAGTGCAAAAGAAGTTGCTAAGAGTTGTAGTAAAGGTGAAGCGCTTCGTACCGACTCCTTATCAAATCTTCCTACCAAACCTGCGGGACCGTATCAAAATGCAAGTGCTCCTCTATCGTCTCCTACAAAAGGaccaaaaaatattgttgagTTACTTGATGAAAAAGAGGAAGGATGTTTCGAAGCTCATGTCCTTCTTGGCAGTAACAAAGCTGCTGTTACGGtctgtgttgaaaaattcagacaaGAGTGTGAAAACATATTTTCCGTACTGCCAAAGGAGTGTGATAAAATTTCGGCGGATCCCAACTTTAAACCAAAGGTTGGAGATCTCATTTGCGGCAAGCGGCTAGATGATTGGATACGGGGCATCGTACAATCTCTAGTTCCTTCACTGCGGCTATTTGCCGTAGATGAGGGACGTGTTGAACCAGTCAGTGCGGTAATGCCTCTTTCACAAGGATTCAGAATCATACCAACACTGGGAGCTATTTGTGAAGTATCTGACCCAGAATTTAAACTGGCGCCTATGGaacagtatttttttactgtggTAAACAACAAGCATCAAGATGTAAATAAAGACGGAATCGAAATCATTGTATACAATTCTGAGAAAAAATCCGGCAGAGCAATACTCAAGCCATGGGCTCCAACACCAGAACAGAAAGGTGTTCCATATGCTTCTCTCACAAGCGGGACTGAAGTTTGCATAGCTTCGTTCCGGAACCATAACATGATATTTGTACGGAGTCTTGTGCCCAGCGAAATGGAAACCTTCAATCGATTGACACAGGAGGTAGCTAAGTGGTCAACTAAGGTGCAGAAGTTAACAGAGTTACCGGTAATAGGTGAAATGGTCTTAGCTAAATATATCGAGGATGGTAATTTCTACCGTGCTATTGTGAGGCAGATAAAAGAACAGAAGATTATCGTTTCCTATGTGGACTTtggaaatattgaaacaacgtcacttgaaaatcttcgacCGATTTCCGATAGCTTGAAACAATACGAATCATGCGTAGCAAGAattgtgttgaaaaatgtgccTAAAGACGTTCCAATGACCAAAGAGCTAAGCGAGTACCTTGGGATGTTGGCTGGCTCGGAAAAGCCTCTTATGTGCACCTTCGAAGGCTCACCGTCGACAGACGGTGTGTTCCTGAAGTTTTCCGATGGTACTTGCATCAATGAGAAAGTTCTCAAATTGTTGACACCAAGTTGGAAAAAGGAAGAGGACGATAAGACTGTATTCTTGCTGTCAGATCTGGATGTTGCCGAGCTGGGTGAGCCAGGTCAGACTCTCAGCGTTCTCTGTCTTTTCTCTTATGGAGCATTGCTGCATATTTTGGCACCCTACGATGTGGAATTGATAAATCACATCACTGACGTAATGGCAGCTCAGATTAAAGAGTATTGCGATCAGCAAAAAGAACACTACATACCAAGGGCGGACGAATTGTGCATTGCTCCATACGAAGGAATCTGGTACCGTGCTGTTTGCTTGGAAACAAATACGTCTGCAACGGAAAGTACCGTAAATTTTATAGACTATGGCAATGTTGAAACAGTCAGTCATGAAAATATCAGAGTCATGACGAAAGACTTCATGTCGACAAAGACATTGGCCAATGTTTGCCAGATCGTAAATTTAGGGCCACTTGATGAAGCTGGAAATTTACCACCCAAAATAGCCAAAAGGGTCGAAGAGTTGGTCCCTAATAATACTTCTGTGGTGGTAAAAATCGTTGAGCGCTCAAAACCTGGTGAATACATCGTTGAATTTCCAGAAATACGTAATATCCTCGTGAAAGAAGGTCTTATTGAAGTGTAA